From Penicillium psychrofluorescens genome assembly, chromosome: 1, one genomic window encodes:
- a CDS encoding uncharacterized protein (ID:PFLUO_000767-T1.cds;~source:funannotate) — translation MAATDAQKPPTRSTCDKCRYLKQACQRDLGSVDCKRCLRLQIQCTYSAPLRMGRPRKNESGRAHSASLVASSSRAESTHRARRAAMPDRYGTNYERSSAVSEDRQTALDVSRPPMHPAFQEGPMMAFSSPSERTLLSGFPTSSGSAYYDLKTQNLAFGHHPPNSQTLSVVRLIKAVLGLNINPAEPFLSLAASGFGNDDMDMFHLPSSKGSAPPGSAFPGLETMMTEPTVPACVHPASSSNVCMTDSADNDINEPFPPTCALSDERHGQALHQLSILQIDLYQSLAKLHDPRPDAAPATAGPPQSPSLPHQPRPRGAVTRYDEVFGATHTLVDLLCCLAPSLSPAGAPLDIATALQVLSCYLRLLDVYAGLLSASQRLLLLHERSDRSHSSGINSGGGRDGGRGKRIASADPSCTSSSPFSSSSASLPSSFTPATASTGSSTASTSRRTSPWSSSLAAPSAANGEHHCPPPTWTSDPYTRQQHEDDDRPQPQQHREQEQEEEVPFPMFSIGSFRVSGPNDLNTAVQLYVVAQMLRRVRRAVRRCVMGYDRQEADRGEAAEEEWGKMATAVEATLGAVREKEEGLGALLERMGRGVEA, via the exons ATGGCAGCAACCGATGCCCAGAAGCCGCCGACCCGATCGACGTGCGACAAGTGCCGCTATCTCAAACAGGCCTGCCAGCGGGATCTCGGGTCAGTCGATTGCAAACGGTGTCTCCGCCTGCAGATCCAGTGTACCTACAGTGCCCCGCTCCGGATGGGTCGACCAAGGAAGAATGAGTCTGGGCGAGCTCACTCTGCCAGTCTAgttgcttcttcctcgcgcgCCGAGTCTACGCATCGAGCGCGGAGGGCAGCCATGCCAGACCGCTATGGGACGAACTACGAACGGTCCTCGGCTGTCTCTGAGGATAGACAAACAGCATTGGACGTATCAAGGCCGCCAATGCACCCGGCCTTTCAGGAGGGCCCAATGATGGCCTTCTCATCACCGTCGGAGCGGACACTACTCAGTGGCTTCCCGACCTCCAGCGGGTCGGCATACTACGATCTAAAGACCCAGAACCTAGCGTTCGGCCACCATCCCCCGAACTCACAGA CTTTGAGTGTAGTCAGGCTCATTAAAGCAGTCCTAGGCTTGAATATCAATCCTGCGGAGCCGTTCCTCAGCTTAGCAGCATCCGGCTTCGGCAACGACGACATGGATATGTTTCACCTTCCGTCTTCGAAGGGCAGCGCCCCTCCAGGCTCCGCCTTCCCGGGCCTCGAGACAATGATGACCGAGCCCACTGTTCCGGCCTGCGTCCATCCGGCTTCATCATCCAACGTATGCATGACCGACTCCGCCGACAACGACATCAACGAGCCTTTCCCCCCTACCTGTGCCCTTTCCGATGAGCGCCACGGACAGGCCCTGCACCAGCTCTCCATTCTTCAAATAGACCTGTATCAGTCCCTCGCGAAGCTCCATGACCCCCGACCCGACGCTGCCCCCGCCACGGCCGGCCCGCCTCAGTCCCCTTCGCTACCGCATCAGCCCCGGCCAAGGGGCGCCGTGACCCGCTACGATGAGGTCTTCGGCGCGACGCACACCCTTGTCGACCTGCTGTGTTGCCTCGCGCCGTCACTGTCCCCAGCCGGCGCGCCGCTGGACATCGCGACCGCGCTGCAGGTCCTAAGCTGCTACCTGCGTCTGCTAGACGTGTACGCTGGCCTGCTGAGCGCCAGtcagcggctgctgctgctgcacgaGAGGAGTGATAGGTCCCACAGCAGCGGCATCAacagcggcggcggacgTGACGGTGGTCGTGGGAAACGTATCGCCTCCGCGGATCCAAGTTGCACCAGTTCCTCGCCTTTTAGCTCTTCTTCGGCCTCGCTGCCCTCGTCCTTCACTCCAGCTACTGCTTCCACTGGCAGCAGCACCGCTTCCACCTCACGGCGCACGAGTCcctggtcctcctcgctAGCCGCCCCGTCCGCTGCCAACGGGGAGCATCATTGCCCTCCCCCCACGTGGACCAGTGATCCTTACACGCGGCAACAGCACGAGGACGATGATCGACCACAGCCACAACAGCACCGCGAACaggaacaagaagaagaagtaccCTTCCCAATGTTCTCGATCGGATCCTTCCGCGTGTCGGGCCCGAACGACCTGAACACGGCCGTGCAACTATACGTCGTGGCGCAGATGTTACGGCGGGTGCGGCGGGCGGTACGGCGATGCGTTATGGGGTACGATAGGCAGGAAGCAGACAGAGGGGAGGcagcggaggaggaatggGGGAAAATGGCGACGGCGGTCGAGGCGACCTTGGGGGCtgtgagagagaaagaggaagggTTGGGGGCGTTGTTAGAGCGGATGGGAAGGGGCGTAGAGGCGTAA
- a CDS encoding uncharacterized protein (ID:PFLUO_000768-T1.cds;~source:funannotate) codes for MFGGTILKKVFLSILGGDGINPFSIMGALLPPDASGKYIIESEGIRLAFVRKGGALANLWINDTNCRELDVVLGFDNSSLYETYPGPHTLNGAIGRYAGVISNGEFELNGQNHYPSKNHRDGKSTLHGGNKGWGQMTLYPAAKTKNSITFVVFDRGNNGFPGRAAASLTHTLTPYEWRIAYGVTPLVAAFPISLSQQVFWNLGGFLSPSSSSDPAEESSTRLRDHSLHLPFSGMRLDADEHGIPTGDIKGNPPNSTFDYWSRPRAPSEPLDDTFLVNRRQPWDMHAAPVATLANNHSGIKLDLYTNQEALHTVTWEQPEGALKRKRSQGEGDIPSHAAISLQMQDWTDAISHPEWQREAETIWGADRLYTMYTSYKFSVRRDVGSCG; via the exons ATGTTCGGCGGCACAATCCTCAAGAAGGTCTTCCTCTCGATCCTCGGAGGCGATGGTATCAATCCATTCTCCATCATGGGCGCGTTGCTCCCGCCAGACGCGTCCGGCAAATATATCATCGAGTCCGAAGGCATCCGACTTGCCTTCGTACGGAAGGGTGGCGCGCTCGCGAACCTCTGGATCAACGACACCAACTGCCGGGAGCTGGACGTGGTGCTGGGCTTCGACAACTCGTCGCTGTACGAGACATACCCGGGTCCGCACACGCTGAATGGTGCAATTGGCAGATATGCCGGTGTCATCAGCAATGGCGAGTTCGAGCTCAACGGACAGAATCACTATCCCTCAAAGAATCACCGCGATGGGAAATCCACGCTACACGGTGGTAACAAAGGCTGGGGACAGATGACGCTTTATCCGGCGGCGAAAACGAAGAACAGCATCACGTTTGTCGTTTTCGACCGCGGCAACAATGGGTTCCCTGGGCGGGCAGCGGCAAG CCTCACCCACACCTTGACTCCCTATGAATGGCGCATCGCATACGGCGTCACGCCCCTAGTGGCCGCTTTCCCCATCAGTTTAAGCCAACAAGTCTTCTGGAACCTCGGCGGCTTTCTCAGtccctcctcgtcctccgaCCCCGCCGAGGAGTCCTCGACCCGGCTCCGCGACCACTCGCTGCACCTGCCTTTTTCGGGGATGCGGCTTGATGCGGATGAGCACGGCATCCCGACCGGCGACATCAAGGGCAACCCCCCAAATTCGACCTTTGACTACTGGTCGCGGCCGCGCGCGCCCTCCGAGCCCCTTGACGACACCTTCCTGGTCAATCGCCGGCAGCCGTGGGACATGCACGCAGCGCCTGTAGCGACACTGGCCAACAACCACTCTGGCATCAAACTCGACCTGTACACGAATCAGGAGGCGCTGCACACTGTGACCTGGGAGCAGCCCGAAG GCGCACTCAAGCGAAAACGCTCGCAGGGCGAAGGCGACATCCCGTCTCACGCGGCCATCTCGCTGCAAATGCAGGACTGGACGGACGCGATCAGCCACCCAGAATGGCAACGCGAGGCGGAAACAATCTGGGGTGCGGACCGGCTGTACACCATGTACACGTCGTACAAATTCTCGGTGAGGCGGGACGTAGGATCATGTGGTTGA
- a CDS encoding uncharacterized protein (ID:PFLUO_000766-T1.cds;~source:funannotate): MYTHLPTPKGRRTWLWGNLEPHFAEPAGMAARRIAESTPNDGLLRYYGFLSQERIMLTTPQYFSEVLVQKGYEYPKSFLLKYAISRVTGEGLGYTEGDLHRRQRKNLMPAFSYRHIKDLYPAFWRKGQEMADRLTPFAASGAPVTIREWASRVTLDIMGETGMALDFGSLHDPDNALVSVYKRMLAPPPPNFRYFAQLGNFVNPALLQRLPLPRNRMIAEGAAYLRGVTRDIIARKREVLAEGSDNGDVDIVGVALRSGGFDDEDLVSHMMTFLAAGHETTSTAFQWLIWVLCKHPEVQARLREEVRRELGAFFSSSSSPASTSSPDAAAVDALPYLKAVCNEVLRHHPPTPMTTREAMSDGRVGDTFVPRGTTLVVPSEATNHDPTLWGPDAAAFNPDRWMAPGQANSGGARSNYAMMTFIHGPRSCIGANFTRSELACLAAVFVGRFVVELVDPEQPLEYDNSVTVAPKGGVQVKIRSV, from the exons ATGTACAC GCACCTTCCTACACCCAAG GGTCGCCGAACATGGCTATGGGGCAACCTGGAGCCTCATTTTGCGGAGCCGGCAGGCATGGCCGCCCGCCGCATCGCCGAGAGCACGCCTAACGACGGCCTGCTCCGCTACTACGGCTTTCTGAGCCAGGAGCGCATCATGTTGACCACGCCCCAGTACTTCAGCGAGGTGCTGGTGCAGAAGGGGTACGAGTATCCCAAGTCGTTCCTACTCAAGTACGCTATCTCACGCGTCACGGGCGAGGGCCTTGGATACACCGAGGGCGACCtgcaccgccgccagcgcaAGAATCTCATGCCCGCTTTCTCGTACCGCCATATCAAGGATCTGTACCCGGCATTCTGGCGGAAGGGCCAAGAGATGGCGGACCGGCTCACCCCATTCGCGGCGTCGGGCGCGCCGGTCACCATCcgcgagtgggccagccgggtGACGCTGGACATCATGGGCGAGACGGGCATGGCGCTCGACTTCGGCTCGCTGCATGATCCAGACAATGCGCTCGTCTCGGTGTACAAGCGGATGCtagcgccgccgccgcccaatTTTCGCTACTTCGCGCAGCTGGGCAACTTCGTGAACCCAGCGCTACTGCAGcggctgccgctgccgcgcAACCGCATGATCGCCGAGGGCGCGGCCTACCTCCGCGGCGTGACGCGCGACATCATCGCGCGGAAGCGGGAGGTACTGGCAGAGGGGAGTGATAACGGCGACGTGGACATCGTGGGCGTCGCACTCCGTAGCGGCGGcttcgacgacgaggacctCGTTAGCCACATGATGACCTTTTTGGCCGCCGGCCATGAGACCACATCCACGGCCTTCCAGTGGCTCATCTGGGTCCTGTGCAAGCATCCAGAGGTGCAGGCGCGCCTGCGTGAGGAGGTCCGCCGTGAACTAGGCGCGTTCttttcctcatcctcttctcctgcatctACTTCTAGCCcagacgccgccgccgtggacgCCCTCCCCTACCTCAAGGCCGTCTGCAACGAAGTCCTGCGGCACCACCCGCCCACGCCCATGACCACCCGCGAGGCTATGTCAGATGGCCGCGTCGGCGACACCTTCGTCCCCCGCGGTACGACTCTGGTCGTCCCCTCCGAGGCCACTAACCACGACCCGACGCTCTGGGGGCCCGACGCCGCAGCGTTCAACCCGGACCGCTGGATGGCGCCGGGGCAGGCCAACAGCGGTGGTGCCCGCAGCAACTACGCTATGATGACATTCATCCACGGGCCGCGCAGCTGCATCGGCGCGAACTTCACGAGGAGCGAGCTCGCGTGCTTGGCTGCAGTGTTCGTGGGCCGCTTTGTCGTCGAGCTAGTGGATCCGGAGCAGCCGCTTGAGTACGACAATTCGGTCACCGTGGCGCCAAAGGGGGGAGTCCAGGTCAAGATCCGGAGTGTGTAA
- a CDS encoding uncharacterized protein (ID:PFLUO_000769-T1.cds;~source:funannotate), protein MTLSIPTIDIAPFRRDPSSAEAQKVIEAVRAACTTYGFFQIVGHGVSRQAQEDVLHGAASFFELPLETKQTVDRSQPGSCGRGYELMHSQEQTRGEGGDFKEGYYIGLVDVPKDDDMAKAHPHFMGPNRWLPPSSQPFSVFREPVDRYLAELRPVVDTMFAIVAAGMPYGPHVFDHFLSGTPIALLSPKHYPPVNSGPGLGSGSHTDFGALTLLLQDKHSGLQVQHGESWIDVQPNPDAYVVNIGDMLQRWTRGEYKSTVHRVVAPTGDIHRYSLPFFFNGNVDAKLAPLDGEVRDGEKVLTVEEHMLERFMATYLKEDH, encoded by the exons ATGACACTCTCCATCCCCACCATCGACATCGCACCTTTTCGAAGGGACCCTTCCTCGGCCGAGGCCCAAAAAGTTATCGAGGCTGTGCGCGCTGCGTGCACCACGTACGGCTTCTTCCAGATAGTCGGGCATGGCGTGTCtcgccaagcgcaagaagacGTGCTCCACGGTGCCGCGTCTTTCTTTGAACTCCCGCTTGAGACAAAGCAGACAGTCGACCGATCGCAGCCCGGATCGTGTGGTCGAGGTTACGAGTTGATGCACTCGCAGGAGCAGACACGGGGCGAGGGAGGAGACTTCAAAGAG GGATATTACATCGGTCTCGTCGACGTGCCAAaggacgacgacatggcAAAGGCCCATCCTCACTTCATGGGTCCTAATCGTTGGTTGCCGCCTTCTAGCCAGCccttctccgtcttccgcGAGCCAGTCGACCGCTACCTTGCCGAGCTCCGCCCGGTGGTCGATACCATgttcgccatcgtcgccgccggTATGCCGTACGGCCCACATGTCTTCGACCATTTCCTATCCGGAACACCCATCGCCCTGCTCAGTCCCAAGCATTACCCGCCCGTCAACTCTGGACCGGGCCTGGGCTCGGGCTCGCACACGGACTTCGGCGCGCTgacgctgctgctgcaggacaAGCACAGCGGGCTGCAGGTCCAGCACGGCGAGTCTTGGATCGATGTGCAGCCAAACCCGGATGCCTACGTCGTGAACATCGGCGACATGCTGCAGCGCTGGACACGGGGCGAGTATAAGAGCACCGTCCACCGTGTAGTAGCGCCCACGGGCGACATCCACCGCTACAGTCTGCCATTCTTCTTTAACGGTAACGTCGACGCGAAGCTAGCGCCTCTCGACGGGGAGGTCCGGGACGGAGAGAAGGTCCTCACAGTGGAGGAGCATATGCTGGAGAGGTTCATGGCGACGTACTTGAAGGAGGATCATTGA
- a CDS encoding uncharacterized protein (ID:PFLUO_000765-T1.cds;~source:funannotate), translating to MDAFPRLQTAIVGLPNGDIGVCSDVPLPSELADDMILVQNHVVGLNPVDTKMSGSLGTPGAIAGMDFAGTVLAVGRGVVTPAGSLAVGDRVCGAVQGMHSLTPRVGAFAQYVGATDHVTLRLPPAMSFAEGAALGSGISTIGLALFHIMRVPGYPDEPAQTPRSVLVYGGSTATGTLAIQLLKLSGLRPIATCSPHNFELVRSFGAEAVFDYRSPTAAADIRKHTRNSLKYVLDCISEIETMQFCYECIGRLGGRYTALEPYPSWLHTRSNVEPAWVLGPTLLGKDIGWREPFGRPGDPDAKAFGVRLFQTAQRLLDEGRIRTHPLQPMPGGLQGVLDGMELLRRKQISGKKLVYSLDP from the exons ATGGACGCTTTCCCCCGCTTGCAGACGGCCATCGTAGGGCTCCCCAACGGTGACATCGGCGTCTGCTCCGATGTCCCGCTCCCCTCAGAgctggccgacgacatgATTCTCGTGCAGAACCACGTCGTGGGCCTGAACCCCGTCGACACTAAGATGTCAGGCTCGCTGGGTACGCCGGGCGCGATCGCGGGCATGGACTTCGCGGGCACTGTTCTGGCGGTTGGCCGTGGGGTCGTGACACCGGCCGGGTCGCTGGCGGTGGGGGACCGCGTGTGCGGTGCGGTGCAGGGGATGCACTCGCTGACGCCACGCGTGGGCGCCTTCGCACAATACGTCGGCGCGACGGATCACGTCACGCTCCGGCTGCCACCAGCGATGAGCTTCGCCGAGGGGGCGGCGCTGGGGAGCGGGATCTCGACCATCGGCCTCGCTCTCTTCCACATCATGCGCGTGCCTGGATACCCGGACGAGCCGGCGCAGACGCCTCGATCCGTGCTTGTGTACGGAGGCAGCACGGCGACGGGCACATTGGCCATCCAATTGCTGAAGTT GTCTGGACTGCGGCCCATCGCGACGTGCTCACCTCATAACTTTGAGCTCGTGCGGTCGTTCGGCGCAGAGGCGGTCTTTGACTACCGCTCGccgaccgccgccgccgacatccGCAAGCACACGCGGAACTCGCTGAAATACGTCCTGGACTGCATCTCGGAGATCGAAACAATGCAGTTCTGCTATGAGTGCATTGGGCGACTCGGCGGCCGGTACACCGCGCTCGAGCCTTATCCATCCTGGCTGCATACACGATCCAACGTGGAACCGGCGTGGGTGCTAGGCCCCACGCTGTTGGGCAAAGACATTGGATGGAGAGAGCCGTTCGGCAGACCTGGAGATCCCGATGCCAAGGCGTTTGGAGTGAGACTGTTCCAGACAGCACAGAGACTGCTGGACGAGGGCAGGATTAGGACCCATCCTTTGCAGCCGATGCCGGGGGGGCTGCAGGGGGTGCTCGACGgcatggagctgctgcgccggAAACAGATTTCGGGCAAAAAATTAGTCTATAGTCTAGATCCCTAA